A genomic stretch from Montipora capricornis isolate CH-2021 unplaced genomic scaffold, ASM3666992v2 scaffold_491, whole genome shotgun sequence includes:
- the LOC138036606 gene encoding uncharacterized protein — MRSFKFHKQEVTHVGHVFGSDGLRPSPDQVQAILSMPVPHDKSSLQKFMRMVHYLHNFIPHLADINKRLRELLEKSVEWHWMKRHQKAYEELVNSIMQRIQRMMLRVQHYDLKVNYVPGNQLLNADTLSRASQSESTLSTEEFEVHLLIKISKQKGDEWKRKTASDPVLYRFREVVLSGWPENPAELAPQLRKNWNFRDDLCICDGLLMNRDRLIPPSGLRSEILDKIHSSHLGGEKCLNRARETVYCMGWSMRADQRESGQV, encoded by the exons ATGAGAAGTTTTAAGTTCCACAAGCAAGAGGTCACACATGTGGGACATGTGTTTGGAAGTGATGGCTTGAGGCCTAGTCCAGACCAAGTTCAAGCCATTTTAAGTATGCCAGTACCTCATGACAAATCATCTCTCCAGAAATTCATGCGTATGGTGCACTACTTGCATAATTTTATTCCTCATTTAGCTGACATCAATAAGCGTCTAAGAGAGCTACTAGAGAAATCAGTTGAGTGGCACTGGATGAAGAGGCACCAGAAAGCATATGAAGAATTGGTTAATAGCATCATGCAA CGCATTCAAAGGATGATGCTTCGAGTTCAACACTATGACCTCAAAGTCAATTATGTACCTGGTAATCAATTGCTCAATGCAGATACCCTAAGCCGAGCCAGTCAGAGTGAGTCGACATTAAGCACTGAAGAGTTTGAAGTACATTTACTAATCAAGATCTCGAAGCAGAAAGGAGACGAATGGAAGAGAAAGACTGCTAGTGACCCAGTCTTGTACCGATTTAGAGAAGTAGTTTTAAGTGGATGGCCAGAGAATCCGGCAGAATTGGCTCCACAGTTAAGAAAGAACTGGAACTTTAGGGATGACCTGTGTATTTGTGATGGCTTACTCATGAACAGGGATCGTCTTATTCCGCCCTCTGGCTTGCGCAGTGAGATACTTGACAAGATCCATAGCAGCCATTTAGGAGGAGAGAAATGTCTCAACAGAGCCAGAGAAACTGTCTATTGCATGGGCTGGAGTATGCGAGCAGATCAAAGAGAAAGTGGCCAAGTGTGA
- the LOC138036604 gene encoding uncharacterized protein, giving the protein MDRDYLTTFMIKSAPKLSSVEALSIKLKLGNSWLMVCGAYRPPSTRRSIWMEDLYKLFEHALSSCDDLLVLGELNCDPLQPLNSGGEGSDLLDLCDIFNLECLVNEPTRVAPTSKTLIDVILTNNKGRFLSTGTLEPHISDHRLIYTVMRISLARKRSRKVTCRSYKAYDKERFVSDLTTVPFHITSIFDDIDDQAWAFSKLFSDIANEHAPIKQFHIRGGQLPYMRPEWSSKQRGTNDITLLEDDIFITDKQRIAHIFNQFLTHVADNIPEPDPSLYGPDFLHHHSIKTITSLMDGNPSADFCFSNTTPAVVTDITKSLPASKAIGHDDIPTRLVKDSISILARPLCTLFNYSIASNCFPTCWKFGQVTPVFKKDTEYLKENYRPITVLVTFSNIMERILSQQLVNFFEEKLSPYLSAYRRNYSCQTALLRILEELRIACDHKSIAAIVGIDLTKAFDCLPHELLLAKLKSYGLSSDCLLLLKSYLTDRFQRVKIGDTFSDWTRINRGVPQGSVLGPLLFNIFINDLLHISCSSEINTYADDTQFFTSGQDPVTIQLSMQADLQSASEWFQSNGMGLNVDKCLSMWVGSNSEDLPLQLKNRNLQLSSSMKLLGITIDNALNFHEHVSGLVRKVSNQLQVLKRHKRLIPTGAKKRLYESFTLSHLNYCSVIWLHCGKKNIDKLEKINERCLRFVFNDLHSTYDELLDDINQPCLQDRRIHDMLTLTYRALNGNTPVYIKNLLNVKYTTYNLRGQHLLNVPRVNTTTYGLHSFRYFASKLWNSLPNSLRTAPTTNAFKLAVNQIKFDRDCCPFCNLA; this is encoded by the exons ATGGATCGTGACTACCTCACCACGTTTATGAT CAAATCAGCTCCTAAACTGTCCAGCGTTGAGGCTCTTTCGATCAAACTTAAACTCGGTAATTCATGGCTTATGGTATGTGGTGCCTACAGACCTCCCAGCACTCGCAGATCAATCTGGATGGAAGATCTTTATAAGCTTTTCGAACATGCTTTGTCCTCCTGTGATGACCTGCTCGTACTGGGTGAGCTCAATTGTGATCCACTTCAGCCTCTAAATAGTGGCGGCGAGGGCAGTGATCTGCTGGATTTATGTGACATTTTCAACCTGGAATGCCTTGTGAATGAACCCACTCGTGTGGCTCCTACCTCTAAGACATTAATTGATGTGATCCTTACCAATAACAAAGGTAGATTCCTGTCAACGGGTACCCTTGAACCGCACATTAGTGATCATAGATTGATTTATACAGTGATGAGAATCTCTCTTGCTCGTAAACGATCTAGAAAAGTCACATGCAGAAGCTACAAAGCCTATGATAAAGAACGATTTGTGTCTGACTTGACTACTGTGCCTTTTCATATTACGTCAATCTTTGATGACATCGATGACCAGGCCTGGGCTTTTAGTAAACTCTTTTCAGACATTGCTAACGAACACGCCCCTATTAAGCAATTTCACATCCGTGGGGGACAGCTTCCCTATATGAGACCCGAATGGAG CTCTAAACAAAGAGGAACTAATGATATCACTCTTTTGGAGGATGATATATTTATTACTGACAAACAACGTATAGCTCATATTTTCAATCAGTTCTTGACTCATGTTGCTGATAATATCCCTGAACCTGATCCATCTCTGTATGGCCCAGATTTTCTCCATCACCATAGTATCAAAACCATTACTAGCCTTATGGACGGTAATCCTTCGGCTGACTTCTGTTTCAGCAATACTACTCCTGCTGTTGTTACTGATATTACCAAGTCATTACCTGCTTCTAAAGCTATCGGTCATGATGATATTCCCACAAGGCTGGTAAAAGATAGCATCAGCATCTTAGCAAGACCTCTGTGTACTCTCTTTAACTATTCAATTGCCAGTAACTGCTTtccgacttgttggaagtttgGTCAGGTAACGCCAGTGTTTAAGAAAGACACCGAATACCTCAAGGAAAATTACCGACCCATAACTGTTCTTGTCACCTTTAGCAACATTATGGAGCGCATTCTATCACAACAGCTCGTTAACTTCTTTGAGGAGAAATTATCACCATACTTATCTGCTTACCGTCGGAATTACAGCTGTCAGACTGCCCTGCTGCGCATTTTGGAGGAATTGAGAATTGCCTGTGACCACAAGTCTATCGCTGCCATTGTGGGTATTGACTTAACAAAGGCTTTTGATTGTCTTCCACATGAACTTCTATTAGCTAAGCTGAAATCTTATGGTTTATCTAGCGATTGcttattattgttaaaaagcTACCTCACTGATCGTTTTCAGAGAGTCAAAATTGGGGATACGTTTTCTGACTGGACAAGGATAAATAGGGGCGTTCCACAAGGGTCTGTACTAGGACCACtattatttaacattttcataAATGACCTTTTACACATTTCATGCAGTTCTGAGATTAACACTTACGCTGATGACACACAATTTTTTACTAGTGGCCAGGATCCTGTCACTATCCAACTTTCAATGCAGGCTGACCTTCAATCTGCCTCCGAGTGGTTTCAGTCAAATGGCATGGGTCTTAACGTCGACAAATGTCTTTCAATGTGGGTTGGATCCAATAGTGAAGATCTTCCATTGCAACTTAAGAATAGGAACCTGCAGTTGAGTTCCTCCATGAAACTTCTGGGTATTACGATTGACAATGCACTAAATTTCCATGAGCATGTATCCGGACTAGTTCGCAAAGTCAGTAATCAACTCCAAGTGCTTAAACGACATAAACGTCTAATACCAACTGGTGCTAAGAAACGTCTATATGAATCATTTACATTATCACATCTTAATTACTGTTCCGTTATCTGGCTTCATTGCGGCAAAAAGAATATTGATAAACTGgagaaaattaatgaaagatGCCTCCGCTTTGTCTTCAATGACCTTCATAGCACTTATGACGAATTATTAGACGACATTAACCAGCCTTGTTTACAAGACCGCAGGATACATGATATGTTGACTCTCACTTATCGAGCACTTAATGGTAACACCCCTGTATATATTAAGAATCTACTCAACGTCAAATATACTACTTATAACCTACGAGGCCAACATCTTCTCAATGTCCCTAGGGTTAATACCACAACCTATGGCCTACATTCTTTCCGTTATTTTGCTTCTAAACTCTGGAACTCGTTACCTAATTCACTTAGAACCGCTCCTACGACCAATGCATTTAAACTAGCtgtaaatcaaattaaatttgatCGTGATTGTTGTCCTTTTTGTAATTTAGCTTAA
- the LOC138036608 gene encoding KRAB-A domain-containing protein 2-like yields MATCADETVFYEKLDALKMSSKGKDSKTTLFISDDFYHQAKLWLAQEEAIAHRGRDKTEHYVRERYSGINQEVTELFVSLCILHQSQRSVTSYVKKPVVKPIAADGFLMHVEIDLTDFRNLPCSCSPSHNWVLHINDHYSKYSWLIPLMSKTCEQVVQALQNVFYMFGFPKTLHSDNGKEFTGKRMREFCKSNSISQVHGAPRTPTTQGLVERGNRTFKENLSNILREKKAELNSWCSVLGEAAYKKNIAIHAATKEIPYVVVFGIKPWKETNNNDVSIENNEANNETTTIVTRSSSSQKRAQEDQSEQRKKIKNSVNENQEHYNAKMKKARGKPSLFRVDEIVAIKIDKVDNTSPLHPNVLIGKILHIENNYT; encoded by the exons atggccacatgTGCAGATGAAACAGTATTTTATGAAAAACTAGACGCCTTAAAAATGTCAAGCAAGGGAAAAGAtagtaaaacaacattgtttattTCTGATGACTTCTACCATCAAGCCAAACTCTGGCTAGCCCAAGAAGAAG CCATTGCTCACCGTGGCAGAGATAAGACTGAACATTACGTACGTGAACGTTACTCAGGAATTAACCAAGAGGTGACTGAATTATTTGTGTCTCTTTGCATTTTACACCAGTCTCAACGCAGCGTCACAAGCTATGTGAAGAAACCTGTTGTTAAACCAATTGCAGCTGATGGTTTCCTCATGCATGTGGAAATTGACTTAACTGACTTTAGAAATCTGCCTTGTTCATGTTCCCCAAGTCATAATTGGGTACTTCACATCAACGACCATTACAGCAAATATTCATGGCTCATCCCACTGATGTCCAAAACATGCGAGCAAGTTGTACAAGCACtgcaaaatgtattttatatgtttGGATTTCCAAAGACTTTGCATAGCGATAACGGAAAGGAATTTACAGGGAAAAGAATGCGAGAATTCTGTAAGTCAAATTCCATATCACAAGTCCATGGTGCCCCTAGGACTCCCACAACGCAGGGTCTGGTAGAACGAGGCAACCGTACTTTCAAAGAAAACCTAAGTAACATTCTTAGAGAGAAAAAAGCTGAGCTCAACAGTTGGTGCTCTGTGCTTGGTGAAGCAGCATATAAGAAAAACATTGCCATACATGCTGCAACAAAAGAAATTCCATACGTTGTAGTTTTTGGGATAAAACCGTGgaaggaaacaaacaacaatgatGTATCAATAGAGAATAATGAGGCTAATAATGAAACAACAACCATTGTTACGAGGAGTTCATCATCCCAGAAAAGGGCACAAGAAGATCAAtcagagcaaagaaaaaaaattaaaaacagtgtaaatgaaaatcaagagcattataatgcaaaaatgaaaaaggcaaGAGGAAAACCATCCTTGTTTAGAGTGGATGAGATAGTAGCGATAAAAATTGATAAGGTTGATAACACCTCTCCTCTTCACCCTAACGTTCTTATTGGTAAAATTCTCCACATTGAAAATAATTACACTTAA